tgttaccttgcgtttgcttctcagatatctgtagaagtttttcttattgtagcgagcccccccggccagacccagctcatactgagctttgacttctctgatggctgatctgcggTACCTAGTAACCTtcttatattcctctttagaagcctgtccttctctccatttcctaaacatttcctttttctcccttagcttattctggagctctctgtacatccacatcggtttcttggagcccttaccatatttccgtcttgctggaatagtgagggcctgagcttgcaaaagcccgtgtttgagaatggcccacccttcactcgctcctttcccttccagcacactcccccacggaatgactctcatcaagcctctgagttaattgaagttggccctacaaaaatctaacctatgagtctggctgcaaacttccttggccccccatagcaactggaattcaagaaggacatgtgTCAGTCCTagggacagcagtccatggcagatagacccccaaacccctcacagcaagcactccagtgcattggatgaaaaggttttattttagagacccagtaagttcatgggtacatccatagatgggtaagttggcaggaatgaagatacaagcatatgcactttgatataaggagcatgattcccccctccccttgggcagttagcaactaggtgcgaaaatcccaaagtctcacgaggacacaatagctttgtctgggcagagaaaggtaaaagattacaaggaacccagctccctctgtctcttgtgaaAAGTTAccgtacagctgcaaggtcaacaagcagactCCAGAGATAACCGGCTCAggattagtactttcgtttttaagcaggccaaggatggcttgattataatggttacagtatatgagcatgacatgaaagcacacagggTATCAATACAttgatcagatcaatacagagagcagagaatatatgaatggcatggatgaatgttAGGCAGACATGAcaacatggtcacttccccctaaggtccccaccaccttcacaccatctaccaattcttccctgttggttaatatcaagtctagtatggccgagccccttgtagcttcctccaccttttgaaaaaggaagttatcggccaggcaggtcaggaaattgcatgattcatgacgctttgctgagcctgtctcccagcacacatcggggaagttgaagtcacccataattacaaggttctgatgtctggatactctgccaatctgttcaaagagggcagcatccatttcttctcgctggtcaggtggtctgtagcagactccaacaataataccctttgtccttcctccccttatttctacccatatactttccaccgggctgtccgccctattctccataacttcttgacaatcaagccctctcctcacatatgacgccactccacctcctcttctacacttccggtttgTCTTAAACAACTGCCCATCCACTCCTGCCCATCCACtcccacattccagtcatgggaatcatcccaccaagtctcagtaattcctactatatcatagccctctgtttgcaagagaagctcaagcgcTTCCTTCTTATTatccatactttgggcattggtatataggcacttgtagccttgtagctttctttgatctgtcctactcaggcccccgctgttatcacttcatcattgaagtcgccatgtcgatcatccccttccccttgcggcatcagtttaaagttctcctgatgaagctcttcagtttctttccaaacattttcttccctggccttgagaggtgaagcccatcatgtgctagaaggccttctctgagaaaacttatcctgtggtctcagaacccaaagtgctcctgccggcaccaccacctcagccaatgattcacctcaagtatggtctgctccctttgcattcctcttcctttgacaggaaggatagaagataataccacctgtgcccccactgtcttcaactgccttccaagagcttcagagtcctctttaattcttgcaatggtattcacGGCCGTGTCATTCGTccccacgtgaaccagcacaaacgggtactgatcagtcagtctgatcagtttcggcagtcggtctttaatatcctgaattctggctcctggcaagcaacgCATCTCTCCGAGTAGGGGATCTGACCTGGACACATGACgctccatacccctgagcagagagtccctgatgaccaccaccttccgttttcttccacttccgtgtggccccatgccctcttcactccctcctccaggttttttgtggttctccttccactctcgtctccgtcaccatctcaagcaaACGATTCTAACCCTAATGGACCAGAGTGTCGTGGGTTGCATTACAGAACtgggaggaggctcagaagggagctcgcctcttcctttttctcttgGACTGACTTCTTCATGCTTgggcagagcccccaggctcttctcagccaaatcctcccctcccttgatttcctgaagggtggcgaTCCTCTCCTCTACGGGTTGCACTCTGCTGCTACTAAGATGAGAGCAGGTCATTGTGGATTTGTGCTAAAGTGCATACCGACTCTAAGAGACACGGAGTTTGTCATCTGCTAAGCGCATGCTTCTGCGGTTTTATTTAGGGcagcttttaatgtattttaaccgtatttgaattctgttttgtttgtattatatCGATGCTGTTTATATTCTACATTGTAAACCATCTTGAGCACTTCGGAAGAAAGACAGCTAATAagttttaattaaacaaaattaaatgAGCTCTAAAATAGTAAAGTGGAGTGACTTCCAACAGGGCCTCGGTCTGTTCTACAGTATAGTTTGGGCCATGGATCAAGTCACACATATATAGCTGGCCAATAGTTTTCAGgggaataaatacattttaaatgcagGTAGCTTTGTTATGAATCACAGTGGAAATGCTTTCACTGACAGGAGCATCCCAAAGAACTTCTGTACAACAAAATCAGCAGTTTCACTAGTCCAAGAACAAATGTTTTTGGGCCTAAGAAAGTTGCTCTCTGTAGTTTGATAATAGCCCTGTTCACAGATGAAGCAGCTTCTAGAACTAACACTCAGTTGGAGAATCAGATTTCGTGCCCAACAAGTACCCATATTTTTTCACCAGGTCTGGTAGATTGGAAAAGGCTGGCAATAGGATAAGTGATATAACGTCTGGCCTTTACCATTCAAACCCATTGTGCCTGCTTGAAAGCACAAGCACCCCCACTGGCCCCTCCAGCCACcagatcccgcccccccccccacttcatcaTCCCTCTGGCTTGAGCACTCCTTGGAGTTGCAACTTCCCGCAGCCTAACCTCCTCCATTATACCTTGCCCCACCCCAGGATGATGGCAACACATGcctgcttccacccccccccctcttgttaAAGCTGGCGGGGAGACCTCTCCTCTCTCCAATGTGGTCCCTTTTGTCAGGGAGATGACAGCCCCTTTTCTCTTGCTACCTCTCATAGAAGATAAGAGTAAATGGATTCCCTTTCCAAACAGACTCTGTGCTTGTCTGCCATGGAATATCAGCAGTTGTCCTAAGAGGCCCGTTTTGGCATTGACATTGGTTCAGATGGTTAAATATGAAGCAAAAGTCTTTCTGCTTATGTAGTGTTAGGTGAATAAACGGTATCGAGTGCTGCCCCAAAACCTTTGATGAATGTGGTTGCAGAAGGGTAGTGGCACACCGTCCTTGCAGCAGATGCAAGAAGAAGGTCTGCAAAAGAACTGAATGTTTGTGTTTTCCCTTTGCTTCTAGCACATACTGGCCCCTGTTTGTTCTGTTCTTCTACATCCTGTCTCCAATTCCCTACTGCATAGCAAGAAGAGTCGTTGAAGACACAGACGCCACAAGCAACGCCTGCAAGGAACTTGCCATATTTATGACAACTGGCATTGTCGTCTCAGCATTTGGGCTTCCAATTGTGTTTGCCAGAGCGGTCCTGGTTAGTATTTACTCCCCCTGAGAGTTCTCAGCAGGGGTCTCATTCTTTGAAATGTAGCATCTGGAAAGGTGCTGATTGGCTTTAAATGGTCTCGGGGCTGGCCTGGGGATTCTTTGCCCCCTAGGGTGGTAGGAAGAGCAAACACCAGTGAACAGAAATGGTTTTCCGAAGCCTTCTGTGTTGTTGCAGGTGGTTCTGGGAAGCGCTTTCCATTCTCATAGGGCAGGGAACTCTTAATAAGAGCAGAACCTGTGAGAATGTGCAGAGGAGGCTTATTGTCCAGTACACCCCTTACCaatcttttcttcctcctcctcacggCCATTTCTCCACCTTGCATTAGCTCCCATGAATTGGCTTGCGGTTTTAGTGCCCTTTCCCAAGCgttggaagccaggttcagagaGGGAACCAAACTGTACGTCCAGATCTTTGAGGTCTCCTTGCTGTGTTAGACCACCTGCTCTCGTGGGCAAGGTCTCAGAAGCTGTTCTCTCAAAGTCTTGCCTGCCCAGAAATTCCATGGTTCCTCCCATCTCTGGTTTTAAAATTTTCTAACCATTTAATTTGTTAGAAATAGCagttgggattttttcccctgtgaaAATTTGCTCCTTAGCCAACTTCCCTTAGTCAGCGTCCCTTCCTGCAGATTTTTTGTTAGCCGTGGGAGGGTCCATACCGtgttcatatttatattccactcagtCTTCGAATCAGTTGCAGTATCTCAGAGATACCATATTGACTGTTGGTTCCCCATCACTTCTCATTCCCTGTGCTTGAGTGAATACGTAGCCCTTCCTTCTGGGATGAGAGGTCATCTGGACCGGAGTGTTAAGCAGGGAGGGGCCAGGCCCTTATATGTGAATTAAGAAAAACCCGTATTGCGGAAACGTCTGTATCGCATTAGTTCATGCTGGACGTTGGCCCTGTGGGAGGTAGCAGGcgttccctgcattgtgcagaataATCATAGTGGAATGATAAGGAATGTTCTAAAGCAACGCAAATCTTGAACGTGCTTAAGCGCCGTGCTAATATTCTCTTACTTTATTGGGGCTTTGAACGTAGTGGCTTTTAGCATTGAGAATGAAGCAGATTTTGGACTTTGTTTTGGAAGTTTTCACTCTTACAAACCGGCTGATTCTTCTCCACAGCTGGAGTGTTACCCGACATTCCTTAACTGCTGGCACTTTCACCCGTTGTGTGGAACGCCCACTGTAGAAGTGCTGTGCTTTGGCATAGCCTAGCTCCTGATCCTGGTGTCTGGGAGTATGTGGCTGAGGATCCGTAGGTACCCTAAGCATATTGAGTGGCGTCCACATCTACCTCGATCAAGCCCTGGTGCAGCACATGCATGGGATATCCTGTTAACAAACAATTGTGATGATGCACCTGTCCAAATATCCATCAGCCTAAGCCCCGACACAGGGTTCTTATACAGAACCAGCTCCACCCTCAGGCTGTGCCCTGTGGTCCTAAGTGCCAGGTGGGTTAGTTGACAGTGGGTTTTGGTCAGTCCCTCTTCCAGCAGCCAGACACCTTGTCCTATACTTGAAATCATGCCCGTTGACAGTATTGCACAAGAATCTAGCCATTTTGGAGAAATTTGTGCCTGTTTCAATGCAGGCCAGACAGCCCCAACATTTTGCCAGTCAGAAATTGCTCATTTATCCATGTACGACTGAAGATACAGGGCATCAGTGGCTCGACCAGGGATTGGTCTGAAGGCACATGGTACTGTTTGACTGTGGACTCTAATAGGATCAGGCCCCAAGCATTACTTGAATGAGAGATTGCCTGCTTACCTGTTTTGAGGAGCTTAAAGGAAGATCAGTGCTGAAAATGTAGCAAGACTTATAAATAAAAAATGGTGGGCGACATCTTCCTTCTCTATGCATaacgtgtgtgtgtttttttcctcttccatCCCTAGATCCAGTGGGGTGCCTGTGCACTCGTCCTCACAGGAAACACAGTCATATTTGGCACCATCCTAGGGTTTTTCTTGGTCTTTGGCAGCAATGACGACTTCAGCTGGCAACAGTGGTAAAAAATGCTACAGAGAACTATCAGGCATCTTATGTCATTCAGTGGCCATCCATCTAAGAGAGAGAACGGGCAATAAAGCAAGCGTGCTGTTTCCACCGAGGGACCCTGGGCGTGTGACGTTCTATAATCACTTTTCCTCTCACATTCTGTTTTAACCGTTTCTTTGGTttcaaatgtttttaattgttgatgttgttttattttaatgtggGAGCCAGAATATTAATGTGATGTTgaaatgtgtgttttgtttttttaaaaaatcacaatgtGTTTAAAGAtaccttgattttttttctaaaaccCTGGATTATATTTAAGCTGTAATGTGCAATCGTATAACCAAACTGACTAGTTGAGAGCAAAACCCCAGCAAAGGGAAGCATTTTTGCCGTGCAGCCCTGAGGATGTTTATTTGCagtcccactgagttcagcaAGGGTTACTCTTAAGGAAATATTCACCAGACTGCACTTGAAGTCTCCCCCCGAGATCAGTAGACTTCAGCATGCGCTCAGCACTCCCTCATGCCTTTTGAGCCCCAGAGGACGTAAAGTGTGTTGCTTTGGCTTGAATTGTGCCACGAATCCGCACTCGCCCGCATGTCTGGAGGATTCGGATAGTGATGTGTAAAGGGTAGCAGAGAAGGACTCGGGAATTGCCTGTTCCTGCCTGGAACTCTGACCACGCCATTAGCACGGGACGGGATAGCTGTTGACGATAAAGGGGTTTCTGCGTTTTAATTGTTTGGGGAGTTTGTACTTGTTGTACAAATAATTTGTAAGCTTTTTATTTACAGTTGCTCTCAACGGCATGAGACACCTCCCAGTGTGGGGACCTGAtgtttaaaatcatttttttaaattgaaaccTTTCTATTTATAACTCTATGCTTTTGGCATTTAGTCAACTTCTGTGTTGCAccaaaggggaaaggaaaggcacATCCATGGAACGACTGACCCAGGGGGCAGAGTCCAgcaggaactcccccccccccacaatgagccccccccccatgcgaaTGAATTCGCCCGCCTTGTTGTTTTTCCATGGGGCGTTTTGCAGGACTGCTTCCCAGTGGATTGCCCCTCACTGTTTTTGCAGTAGATCACAGGAGAATTCCCACTTcccttttttaatttattttatacaCCGTATCAGAAGGCTTTTGAAATGTCGATTGGAACTTTTACTGTGGGTAACGCTTATCAGATCAGGTTTACTGCTGCACTGTCAAAGGTTGGCTGTTGGGTAAATCTTTgactgaaagtttttttttagcGATTGTCAGTGTTTCCATTTATGCATTAATGTAGTAAATGTTAGATCATAATAGTAGTCCTGTTAGAGTATATCACTTGTAATTTTTAATATTTGCTGCATACCTCTTAATTGTCTTTTCTGTGAACCCTAAATGACCACTTTTCTTAGTCGCTGTTCTGTTCTGTTGCTGGCTCCTCTGTCAGATGTTTAGATGTCTGCCTGCCTGTTCCTTGTGTATTCATGCCAACTAGCCAGGTTGGATCAATAAAGCGAGTCCTCTAAAGGTGTtaatcctcccccctttttaaaattgtcaGCTTGGGGCATGAGCCACAGTGGATCCTCTCCAAGGTACAGCTCAGTGGAACCTTCTTGCCTCCTCCGGCTAAGCCACAGGCATGCATGCGTCTCAGTGCACCAGTCATGGGCCTGGATCCTGTTCAGTGTGAGTTGG
This genomic window from Eublepharis macularius isolate TG4126 chromosome 8, MPM_Emac_v1.0, whole genome shotgun sequence contains:
- the LEPROTL1 gene encoding leptin receptor overlapping transcript-like 1: MAGIKALISLSFGGAIGLMFLMLGCALPQYNTYWPLFVLFFYILSPIPYCIARRVVEDTDATSNACKELAIFMTTGIVVSAFGLPIVFARAVLIQWGACALVLTGNTVIFGTILGFFLVFGSNDDFSWQQW